The Candidatus Aminicenantes bacterium genomic sequence GGCCGAAAGCCCCGCTACGCTGCTGCGCCAGAAAAAAGGTCAGACCGTGGTCAACCTGGGATTGTTCTGCAACATCGGCCTGGCTGCGCTCAAGACGACCATGGGCATCGTCGGCCACAGCGCCGCCCTGCTTTCGGACGGCATCAACTCCACCTCCGATGTCGCCTATTACATTGTGGTCAAGATTTTCATGAAACTGGCGGGCGCGCCGCCGGACAGCGAGCACCCTTACGGCCACCGGCAGATGGAGAGCATCGCCGCCCTGATCGTGGGCTCGTTCGTCATCACCACCGCCATCGCCATTTTCTGGAACTCGCTGAGCGATGTCTTCGATCAGCTCAAGGGCGGTGCGGATTTGAACCGCGCCAGCGCGGCCACTTTATGGGTGGCGCTGCTGACCGTGGCGCTGAAGATCGCCTTGACCCTCTACACCAGCCGGGTCGGGAAAAAAACCGGCAACCTGGCCATCCGCGCCCTGGCCTTTGACCACCGCAATGACGTTTTTTCGGCTCTGGCCGCCAGCCTGGGTATTTTCCTGAGCCGCCGCGGCCACCCCTGGGTCGATCCTTTGGCCGGAGCCCTGGTCGCCCTGTTGATCCTAGGCACCGGCATCGAGATCCTGCGCCAATCGACGGCCGACCTGATGGACTCGGTC encodes the following:
- a CDS encoding cation diffusion facilitator family transporter: MEKVVNEFLPAESPATLLRQKKGQTVVNLGLFCNIGLAALKTTMGIVGHSAALLSDGINSTSDVAYYIVVKIFMKLAGAPPDSEHPYGHRQMESIAALIVGSFVITTAIAIFWNSLSDVFDQLKGGADLNRASAATLWVALLTVALKIALTLYTSRVGKKTGNLAIRALAFDHRNDVFSALAASLGIFLSRRGHPWVDPLAGALVALLILGTGIEILRQSTADLMDSVPSHFLDKKIRSVLAKVGEIKRIEEIHAHRFGPYFVINLTIGIDGGQDVTSGDAIATRVEKLLTEKIELVRKVYVHYHPAS